The genomic DNA TCATTAGCAACCTATGTTCTACTTCGAAGATGAAGCAAAATGCTCAAGCCTTAGGACTTTTACTCGAATACCCCTGCCGCTTCACTTAGAATCTTTCTTATGGGTAGTTGCTGGGGGCAGAGTTCTTCACATTTCCCGCATTTAGCGCATCTCTTCGCTTGGCTCTCTGGAGTGATGTACTTCCAGTATTTTTTCTTGACGTGGTCGTCCCTCTCCTTGGCGAAGTACTCGTTGTATAGTGCTAGTATTTGAGGGATGTCTACTCCTTCTGGGCA from Candidatus Bathyarchaeota archaeon includes the following:
- a CDS encoding 4Fe-4S dicluster domain-containing protein encodes the protein QWVLNHPEVSVALSGMSTMDQVIETVQSASRSGPDTLNKKDLELISKIQRKYRELGFIGCTNCRYCMPCPEGVDIPQILALYNEYFAKERDDHVKKKYWKYITPESQAKRCAKCGKCEELCPQQLPIRKILSEAAGVFE